Proteins from one Bacillota bacterium LX-D genomic window:
- a CDS encoding ABC transporter permease — protein MAKTSFSRLMGRELTNFQENKMVLLNMLFTITVVFLIGFVYSAAVVDEIPAGIVDLDHTSLSKNIVRQFTENNKFQTTTISNYAALNQLLKTDQVDVGIVIPPGLTEEIKKQQGGKMLLIVDGTNYIVANSAYVKANEILLTMNGGITLQTLEGKGILPAEAEKLVQNIQFKQKLLYNPTNNYSYYLTYGIIATGIFSLMMTASAITLAQKFLKHGKASSKELLASMIVFAIFVALSLNICFLTAGFYFSLPLENYQGFLPISIGAAMLVAILGVLLFVLARNELAIFQAGVFFSTTFIFITGFTWPVQSFPPFLLPIYYLCPLSPILNGIRASLIMGLDSAYLVKYFIWLGCLIVLYLPLGIWLYAKKA, from the coding sequence ATGGCAAAAACAAGCTTTAGCCGCTTAATGGGACGAGAACTAACTAACTTTCAGGAAAATAAAATGGTTTTACTAAATATGCTTTTTACAATTACAGTTGTCTTTTTAATTGGTTTTGTTTATTCAGCAGCCGTAGTAGATGAAATTCCAGCAGGGATAGTAGACTTAGATCATACTTCCCTGAGCAAAAATATTGTCCGTCAGTTTACGGAAAATAATAAATTTCAGACTACCACCATCAGCAATTATGCTGCTTTAAATCAGCTGTTGAAGACAGATCAAGTAGACGTGGGAATTGTTATCCCCCCTGGGCTGACTGAGGAAATTAAAAAACAGCAAGGAGGAAAAATGCTGTTAATTGTAGATGGCACCAACTATATTGTAGCCAACTCAGCTTATGTGAAAGCTAATGAAATTCTCCTAACTATGAATGGAGGAATTACCTTACAAACACTAGAGGGGAAAGGTATTTTGCCGGCGGAAGCTGAAAAGTTAGTGCAAAATATTCAATTTAAGCAGAAGTTACTATATAATCCCACCAATAACTACAGCTATTATCTTACTTATGGAATAATTGCCACAGGGATCTTTAGTTTAATGATGACTGCCTCAGCCATAACCCTAGCCCAAAAATTCCTGAAACATGGCAAAGCTTCAAGCAAGGAACTTCTGGCTAGCATGATAGTTTTTGCTATTTTCGTTGCCCTTTCCTTAAATATCTGTTTTTTGACGGCAGGATTTTATTTTTCCCTGCCTCTAGAAAACTATCAGGGCTTTTTGCCCATTAGCATTGGGGCAGCAATGCTCGTTGCCATTTTAGGGGTTCTGCTTTTTGTCTTAGCCCGGAATGAACTGGCCATTTTTCAAGCCGGAGTATTTTTCTCCACTACTTTTATTTTCATTACTGGTTTTACCTGGCCGGTCCAAAGTTTCCCCCCTTTTCTGCTGCCTATTTATTATCTCTGCCCTCTAAGTCCCATCCTAAACGGCATTAGAGCAAGTTTAATTATGGGATTGGATAGTGCTTATTTAGTTAAATATTTCATTTGGCTAGGCTGCTTAATTGTACTTTATTTGCCTTTAGGAATCTGGTTATATGCTAAAAAGGCTTAA
- a CDS encoding ABC transporter permease, translating to MKGIFLEFNSILKNRWKAVLLLLVPLMITIYFDLLFQQGTVQQIRTVIVDQDQSSLSRGLTQEFANQDIFRIVQYSNNLSEAEEAIKKETADFIVYVPPKFNQDLKEGRSVACTVIADTSNMAVSSTALKAASQIVLGYNAMAQVSILEGKGYSKKESLNLAMPITFEHLQLANPSGNYPDFLIWGLIGATGHFPLMLLSASALKDADEKSKWTTVLQKIFVYAFLCFCELTCCFLVTVGFFPVTFTCSIVYVLLLNIFFALAAASFGVFLSAVIPSPFVATELSVIIALPALVISGFTWPISKFPWHIQILGWAEPLTYYVNPLREVLLNSVPTPYFWNCLLVLGSMFMGFTLTSSLVFGRKVRKWQKQALAA from the coding sequence ATGAAAGGAATTTTTTTGGAATTTAATTCTATTCTTAAAAACCGCTGGAAGGCGGTCTTACTTTTACTTGTTCCTTTGATGATCACAATCTATTTTGACCTACTCTTTCAGCAAGGTACTGTCCAGCAAATTAGAACGGTCATTGTAGATCAGGATCAGAGTTCCCTCAGCAGAGGACTAACCCAGGAGTTTGCCAATCAAGATATTTTTCGGATAGTTCAGTACTCTAACAATTTGTCTGAAGCAGAAGAAGCTATTAAAAAGGAAACAGCGGACTTTATTGTCTATGTGCCTCCTAAGTTTAATCAAGATTTAAAAGAGGGCCGGTCTGTAGCCTGCACTGTCATTGCAGATACCAGCAATATGGCTGTTTCATCTACAGCACTGAAGGCAGCCAGCCAAATCGTTTTGGGCTATAATGCCATGGCTCAAGTCAGTATCTTGGAAGGGAAAGGCTATTCCAAAAAGGAGTCTCTTAATTTAGCTATGCCCATTACCTTCGAGCATTTACAATTGGCCAATCCCTCAGGCAATTATCCGGATTTTTTAATTTGGGGGCTAATTGGAGCTACCGGCCATTTTCCACTAATGCTCCTAAGCGCCTCAGCTTTAAAGGATGCTGATGAAAAATCCAAATGGACTACTGTGCTGCAAAAGATTTTTGTTTATGCTTTCTTGTGCTTTTGTGAGCTGACATGCTGTTTTCTAGTAACAGTTGGCTTTTTCCCTGTAACTTTTACATGCAGCATTGTCTATGTACTCCTTTTAAATATTTTCTTTGCTTTGGCAGCCGCTTCCTTTGGAGTATTTCTCTCGGCAGTTATTCCTAGTCCCTTTGTGGCCACAGAATTAAGTGTCATAATTGCCTTGCCGGCTTTAGTAATTTCCGGCTTTACCTGGCCCATTAGCAAATTCCCTTGGCATATCCAAATTTTAGGCTGGGCAGAACCATTAACCTATTATGTTAACCCTTTGCGAGAGGTACTGCTGAATTCAGTACCTACCCCCTATTTTTGGAACTGTCTGCTAGTTTTGGGCTCCATGTTTATGGGCTTCACCCTAACGAGCAGTTTAGTATTTGGAAGGAAGGTTAGGAAATGGCAAAAACAAGCTTTAGCCGCTTAA
- the csaB gene encoding polysaccharide pyruvyl transferase CsaB: MAKVVLSGYYGFNNLGDEGVLFSILRTLRAQRPELKLTVLSNDPAKTSKLYNVEAVNRWNPKEVWQTLRQADLLISGGGSLLQDVTSPKSLIYYLGIVWLAKKLGLPVVYYAQGIGPINTRLGQYLVPKVSNSVDLITVRDQDSKNLLTSLKVTNPQIYVTADPVFSLYHREIERDQGQKLLTRSGVDLEEKTPLIGISVRGWKKLTGYQKVLARLGDNLTQQGYKVVLLPFHFPDDVCVCREIARLMKEEPVIVKEQCGVVEMLGVIGEMQLIVGMRLHALIMAAVMGVPAIGISYDPKIDSILKLIEQPNAGRVETLDYELLNAEVEETLAHREEIVAKLFERVAELRVEARETANLALKLLK; the protein is encoded by the coding sequence ATGGCTAAGGTTGTACTGTCCGGATATTATGGCTTTAATAACCTGGGGGATGAAGGGGTACTTTTTAGCATTTTACGGACTTTACGGGCCCAGCGGCCGGAACTAAAGTTAACGGTTTTATCCAACGATCCGGCTAAAACAAGTAAGCTGTACAATGTAGAAGCAGTTAACCGCTGGAATCCAAAAGAGGTTTGGCAAACATTGCGTCAAGCGGATTTACTCATTAGCGGCGGAGGCAGCCTTTTACAGGATGTAACTAGTCCTAAAAGTCTAATTTACTATTTAGGAATAGTCTGGCTGGCCAAAAAACTTGGTTTGCCTGTAGTTTACTACGCCCAAGGAATAGGCCCCATCAATACCCGCTTGGGACAATATTTAGTGCCCAAAGTCTCTAATTCCGTGGATTTGATTACTGTGCGGGATCAGGATTCTAAAAACCTTTTAACTAGCTTAAAAGTGACTAATCCCCAAATTTATGTGACAGCTGACCCGGTTTTTAGTTTATACCACCGGGAAATAGAGCGGGATCAGGGGCAGAAACTTTTGACTCGCAGCGGAGTAGACTTGGAGGAAAAAACTCCACTAATTGGTATTTCTGTCCGAGGGTGGAAAAAACTGACGGGCTACCAAAAGGTATTGGCCCGGCTAGGAGATAATTTGACCCAACAAGGTTATAAAGTAGTTCTCTTGCCTTTCCATTTTCCGGATGACGTTTGCGTCTGCCGGGAAATTGCCAGGTTAATGAAGGAAGAGCCTGTCATTGTTAAAGAACAATGCGGTGTAGTGGAAATGTTAGGTGTTATCGGAGAAATGCAGCTAATTGTTGGGATGCGCCTCCATGCTTTAATAATGGCAGCAGTAATGGGGGTGCCGGCCATTGGCATTTCCTATGATCCTAAAATAGACAGTATACTTAAGCTAATTGAACAGCCTAATGCCGGACGGGTAGAAACATTAGATTATGAGCTTTTAAACGCCGAAGTAGAAGAGACCTTAGCTCACCGGGAGGAGATTGTTGCTAAACTCTTTGAGAGAGTGGCAGAACTGAGGGTAGAGGCTCGGGAAACGGCTAATTTAGCTTTAAAGCTTTTAAAATAA